In Tachysurus vachellii isolate PV-2020 chromosome 10, HZAU_Pvac_v1, whole genome shotgun sequence, the following proteins share a genomic window:
- the galcb gene encoding galactocerebrosidase, with amino-acid sequence MSRKTNSSAFFFIWLWVCFCSADKSYVIDDDGGFGRTFDGIGGVSGGGATSRLLVNYAEPYRSQILDYLFKPNFGASLQILKIEIGGDAQTTDGTEPSHMHSPNDENYFRGYEWWLMREAKKRNPNITLIGLPWAFPGWVGHGKNWPYYYPDTTAYYVVSWIIGAKQHHDLDIDYVGIWNERTYNSKYIKLLRYTLDKSGLERVKIIASDNLWEPITHSVHQDPELRNAVDVLGAHYPGTVTVPEALTLQKQLWSSEDYSTFNDDVGGGCWARILNQNYVNGRMSATISWNLVASYYQDLPFGRAGLMTAQEPWSGNYVVESPIWITAHTTQFTQPGWKYLRSVGHLEFGGTYVALTDQSGNLTIVIETMTHDHSVCVRPPLPHYNVTHQKATFSLKGSFTSVRELQVWHSKFDFKTQKPVFFQNLKPINVSNGTFSLDLEVDEIYTLTTITTGSKGSYQEPPSSAPFPKIYSDDFDVSNPYFSEAPFFADQTGVFEYFNNLTDAGAHVYTLRQVLTERPVTWVADADQTISVIGDYSWQKTSISCDVYMEKVDTGGVFVAVRVDKGGGSIRNTQGIFFWVFADGTYKVTNDLSGESILAKGRSGTRAHVWYTLTLTVQGYYASGELNGSVLWKDAIVLTPKHGWAAVGTSTFELAQFDNFAVRAA; translated from the exons atgagcagaaaaacaaataGTTCTGCGTTTTTCTTCATTTGGTTATGGGTCTGTTTTTGCTCAGCTGATAAGAGCTACGTTATAGACGATGACGGCGGGTTTGGACGGACGTTTGATGGCATAGGGGGTGTGAGCGGTGGTGGG GCAACGTCTCGCCTTCTTGTGAACTATGCTGAACCGTACAGAAGTCAAATACTGGATTACCTTTTCAAG ccCAACTTCGGAGCTTCTTTACAAATACTAAAAATTGAAATTGGAGGTGATGCACAGACGACAG ATGGTACAGAGCcatcacacatgcactctcCGAATGATGAGAATTATTTCAGGGGATATGAGTGGTGGCTGATGAGAGAGGCCAAGAAGAGGAATCCTAACATCACACTGATAG GCTTGCCATGGGCGTTTCCTGGATGGGTTGGTCATGGGAAAAACTGGCCTTATTACTACCCTGATACAACTGCATACTATGTTGTGTCCTGGATTATTGGAGCGAAGCAGCACCACGACCTGGACATTGATTATGTCggg atatGGAATGAAAGGACTTATAACAGCAAATATATCAAG CTCCTGCGCtacactctggataagagcggaTTGGAGAGAGTCAAAATCATCGCCAGTGACAACCTGTGGGAGCCGATAACACATTCTGTCCATCAGGATCCTGAACTGAGGAACGCTGTAGATGTGCTGGG ggCTCACTATCCTGGAACCGTCACCGTCCCCGAAGCCTTGACCCTGCAGAAGCAGCTCTGGTCTTCTGAAGATTACAGCACCTTTAACGATGATGTTGGAGGAGGCTGCTGGGCTCGAATCCTCAACCAGAACTACGTCAACGGCAGGATGTCCGC CACTATTTCCTGGAATCTGGTGGCCAGCTACTATCAGGATCTCCCGTTTGGGAGAGCTGGGCTGATGACCGCTCAGGAGCCATGGAGTGGAAATTATGTTGTAGAATCCCCCATTTGGATCACAG CCCATACCACACAGTTTACTCAGCCTGGATGGAAGTATCTGCGGAGCGTCGGCCATCTTGAGTTCGGCGGGACGTACGTCGCTTTGACGGATCAGAGCGGAAATCTGACTATAGTCATTGAAACCATG ACTCATGATCACTCCGTGTGCGTCCGGCCTCCTCTGCCTCACTACAACGTCACGCATCAGAAAGCCACGTTCTCTTTAAAGGGATCGTTT ACTTCAGTTCGTGAGCTACAGGTCTGGCACTCGAAGTTTGATTTCAAGACCCAAAAGCCAGTTTTCTTTCAAAACCTCAAgcctataaat GTATCGAACGGAACGTTCAGCTTGGACCTGGAGGTCGATGAAATTTACACGCTAACCACCATCACCACAGGGTCTAAAGGAAGTTACCAAGAGCCTCCTTCGTCTGCTCCCTTCCCTAAAATCTACTCGGACGATTTCGACGTCA GTAACCCGTACTTCTCAGAGGCTCCGTTCTTTGCCGATCAGACCGGAGTGTTCGAGTACTTCAATAACCTGACGGATGCCGGCGCTCACGTTTACACGCTGCGTCAGGTGCTGACCGAGAGGCCTGTGACGTGGGTAGCAGATGCAGATCAGACCATCAGTGTCATCGGGGATTATTCCTG GCAGAAAACCAGCATCTCCTGTGACGTCTACATGGAGAAGGTGGACACCGGAGGTGTGTTTGTGGCAGTGAGAGTAGATAAAGGTGGAGGATCGATCAGGAACACACAGGGAATCTTCTTCTGGGTGTTTGCTGACGGAACCTACAAAGTCACCAATGATCTCA gtgGCGAAAGCATCCTGGCCAAGGGACGGTCCGGAACCCGAGCTCACGTCTGGTACACTCTGACTCTGACGGTCCAG GGTTATTACGCCTCTGGAGAGCTAAACGGCTCTGTGCTGTGGAAAGACGCAATCGTTTTGACGCCCAAACACGGCTGGGCGGCTGTCGGTACGAGTACCTTCGAACTGGCTCAGTTTGATAACTTTGCCGTACGGGCGGCATGA